A single window of Granulicella cerasi DNA harbors:
- a CDS encoding TonB-dependent receptor, with translation MRFTLALLSLLIPVASSSLAPAQTTCTKLAGTVVDSTEALIPDARVVLDEHTSKTTDSAGRFLFPCVASGKHSFTASAEGFSSFTVKLTTPFTQDLHLKLVPATEASVTVDADEDLMQVTAPGGVNGMTVSGKMLQSLADDPDDLQRQLQQLGAMSGGIPSKTHISVDGFQDDAQLPPKDSIAFISVNPDLFSAEYREPPFGDGGRVEIYTKPGAKAFHGSLFGTNSSSWMNAKDPFAPTTGKLGKQRYGFDLSGPIRKKGSSFSLSLEHRQIDQLAVVNAITLDTAGNQQATIYNVPTPKSLWEASGRADFQISPKDFLFLTYSANANDTANSGVGGSSLRETGYDDSWLDQTVRGSNVTTFSEHLMHESRLAFEWYSETYTPNSLAPSVQVSGFFTGGGSTYGPSIQHRSRMEYDDDVVLTTKQHSIKAGIQYFWIHRNSLLYTNFNGIYTYASAAQYLAQQPQSFSNVAGNPNVIIDQTRLVAFFQDTMKLKPNLTFSYGLRYFLESDPATYRNFAPRLGVAWSPDKKQTWHLDAHFGVFNGQYNADETEELHRLDGIQRVSNLVYNPTYGNPLAGATSIHTLRTTQPGLGPGSYIMGAVGVAKDLPKGFNVNVQEVQIRMFNMARTVNINSPTDSNPYGARPLMPNTNILQVQPSAEGIGHGEVLVISNFKNKRAQGVIGAVHIDIRDSNNDSTFFQPQSAYSNAGEIVQRTNQGSWQIFGQGNVNLPLKIALSMDGYMQGKQRYDLSTGSDNNGDGNYNDRPQYAAPGAVVDNVNVFRTKFGVLTNNGPIVNGVPLRPVTRNLGTIPWNVHLDANLQRSFALTHNPKATHPQSLTVNVRSANFLNYTNVQSVNSVLVSNGNTAAPGLNSQFGAPITADNGRRIEFGARYSF, from the coding sequence ATGCGCTTCACCCTTGCTTTGCTTTCGCTCTTGATCCCCGTGGCTTCCTCCTCGCTGGCGCCTGCCCAGACGACTTGCACTAAGCTCGCGGGTACCGTCGTGGACTCCACCGAGGCGCTGATCCCCGATGCGCGCGTGGTGCTTGACGAACACACCTCGAAGACGACCGACAGCGCGGGCCGCTTCCTCTTCCCCTGCGTGGCCAGCGGCAAGCACTCGTTCACGGCCTCGGCAGAAGGTTTCTCGAGCTTCACCGTGAAGCTCACCACGCCCTTCACGCAGGACCTCCACCTGAAGCTCGTGCCCGCCACCGAAGCCAGCGTGACCGTCGATGCCGACGAAGACCTGATGCAGGTCACCGCGCCCGGCGGCGTGAACGGCATGACCGTCAGCGGCAAGATGCTGCAGTCGCTCGCCGATGACCCCGATGATCTGCAGCGTCAGCTTCAGCAGCTTGGCGCGATGTCCGGCGGTATCCCCTCGAAGACGCACATCTCTGTGGACGGCTTCCAGGACGACGCGCAACTGCCTCCGAAGGACTCTATCGCCTTCATCAGCGTCAACCCCGACCTCTTCTCCGCCGAGTACCGCGAGCCGCCCTTCGGCGACGGCGGCCGCGTGGAAATCTACACCAAGCCCGGCGCCAAGGCCTTCCACGGCTCGCTCTTCGGCACCAACTCCAGCTCTTGGATGAACGCGAAGGACCCCTTCGCGCCCACAACAGGCAAGCTCGGCAAGCAGCGCTACGGCTTCGACCTCTCCGGCCCCATTCGCAAGAAGGGATCCAGCTTCTCCCTCTCGCTGGAGCACCGCCAGATCGATCAGCTTGCCGTCGTGAACGCCATCACGCTCGACACTGCAGGCAATCAGCAGGCGACGATCTACAACGTGCCCACGCCGAAGTCGCTGTGGGAAGCCTCCGGCCGTGCGGACTTCCAGATTTCGCCGAAGGACTTCCTCTTCCTCACCTATTCGGCCAACGCGAACGACACCGCGAACAGCGGCGTTGGCGGCTCGTCGCTGCGCGAGACCGGCTACGACGACTCGTGGCTCGACCAGACGGTGCGCGGCTCCAACGTCACCACCTTCAGCGAGCACCTGATGCATGAGTCGCGCCTCGCCTTCGAGTGGTACAGCGAAACCTACACGCCCAACAGTCTTGCGCCCAGCGTGCAGGTCTCCGGCTTCTTCACCGGCGGCGGCTCGACGTACGGCCCCAGCATCCAGCACCGCAGCCGCATGGAGTATGACGACGACGTCGTGCTGACCACCAAGCAGCACAGCATCAAGGCCGGCATCCAGTACTTCTGGATCCACCGCAACAGCCTGCTCTACACGAACTTCAACGGCATCTACACCTACGCTTCCGCCGCGCAGTATCTGGCGCAGCAGCCGCAGAGCTTCAGCAACGTCGCCGGCAACCCGAACGTCATCATCGACCAGACGCGACTCGTCGCCTTCTTTCAGGACACGATGAAGCTGAAGCCGAACCTTACCTTCTCCTACGGTCTGCGCTACTTCCTCGAGAGCGATCCGGCGACGTATCGCAACTTCGCCCCGCGCCTCGGCGTAGCGTGGTCGCCGGACAAGAAGCAGACCTGGCACCTCGACGCGCACTTCGGCGTCTTCAACGGGCAGTACAACGCCGATGAGACCGAGGAACTGCATCGCCTCGACGGCATCCAGCGCGTCAGCAACCTCGTCTACAACCCCACCTATGGCAACCCGCTCGCAGGCGCCACGTCCATCCACACCCTGCGCACCACGCAGCCTGGGCTCGGACCGGGGAGCTACATCATGGGCGCGGTCGGCGTCGCGAAGGACCTGCCCAAGGGCTTCAACGTGAACGTGCAGGAAGTGCAGATCCGCATGTTCAACATGGCCCGCACGGTGAACATCAACTCGCCGACAGACTCCAACCCCTACGGCGCGCGCCCCCTCATGCCGAACACGAACATCCTGCAGGTACAGCCGAGCGCCGAAGGCATCGGCCACGGTGAGGTGCTGGTCATCAGCAACTTCAAGAACAAGCGCGCGCAGGGTGTTATCGGCGCAGTGCACATCGACATCCGCGACAGCAACAACGACAGCACCTTCTTCCAGCCGCAAAGCGCCTACAGCAACGCAGGTGAGATCGTGCAGCGTACGAACCAGGGTTCCTGGCAGATCTTCGGCCAGGGCAACGTGAACCTGCCGCTGAAGATTGCGCTCTCCATGGACGGCTACATGCAGGGCAAGCAGCGCTACGACCTCTCCACCGGCAGTGACAACAACGGCGATGGCAACTATAACGATCGCCCGCAGTACGCCGCGCCCGGTGCAGTCGTCGACAACGTCAACGTCTTCCGCACGAAGTTCGGCGTGCTGACGAACAACGGCCCCATCGTGAACGGTGTGCCGCTTCGCCCGGTCACGCGCAACCTCGGCACGATCCCGTGGAACGTGCACCTCGACGCGAACCTGCAGCGCAGCTTCGCCCTTACGCATAATCCGAAGGCCACGCATCCGCAGAGCCTCACCGTGAACGTGCGCTCGGCAAACTTCCTCAACTACACCAACGTGCAGAGCGTGAACAGCGTGCTCGTCAGCAACGGCAATACCGCCGCCCCGGGCCTGAACTCGCAGTTCGGCGCACCGATCACCGCGGACAACGGTCGCCGCATCGAGTTCGGCGCGCGGTATAGCTTCTAG